A single window of Granulicella sibirica DNA harbors:
- a CDS encoding response regulator — MSGTVLVVDDSVMMRKVVLRTLKMAGVEFDNILEAGDGQEALGLLRENVVNLIMCDINMPVMSGLELLQKIKEEKLAPGVPIVMVTTEGSEPQVRQAILAGARGYIRKPFTVEHIENNVKPLLVA, encoded by the coding sequence ATGTCCGGAACGGTTCTTGTAGTGGACGATTCGGTGATGATGCGCAAGGTCGTCCTGCGCACCCTCAAGATGGCAGGCGTCGAGTTCGACAACATTCTTGAAGCGGGCGACGGCCAGGAAGCGCTTGGGCTTCTCCGCGAAAACGTTGTCAACCTCATCATGTGCGATATCAATATGCCGGTCATGAGCGGCCTCGAACTCCTCCAGAAGATCAAGGAGGAGAAGCTTGCACCCGGCGTACCAATCGTCATGGTCACCACCGAGGGGAGCGAACCGCAGGTCCGCCAGGCGATTCTCGCTGGCGCTCGTGGCTACATCCGCAAGCCATTTACGGTGGAACACATCGAAAACAACGTCAAGCCCCTGCTCGTCGCCTGA
- a CDS encoding chemotaxis protein CheX gives MFESVSAPGSYAMEDFLSDHNLTLIDETVSEVFGMMLGFTAEAAPASAPALSDLQERTAIVGFSGAMRGSCEVRMSIGAAREIASAMLGGVPIDEADDSISDAVGELCNMIAGGWKNRVPSLSSLCALSPPTVVSGSRYRVHMSKPSAKIERVFRFEEHGFQLTLQCEERDAA, from the coding sequence ATGTTCGAATCTGTGTCTGCGCCGGGGTCTTACGCGATGGAAGACTTTCTGTCCGACCACAATCTGACCCTGATCGATGAGACCGTCTCGGAGGTCTTCGGGATGATGCTCGGCTTCACCGCCGAAGCTGCCCCCGCCTCCGCGCCGGCCCTATCCGATCTCCAGGAACGCACCGCGATCGTCGGTTTCTCGGGAGCCATGCGCGGATCCTGTGAGGTGCGTATGTCGATTGGAGCAGCCCGCGAGATAGCCTCGGCGATGCTTGGCGGGGTTCCCATCGATGAGGCGGACGATTCCATCTCGGACGCGGTTGGCGAACTGTGCAACATGATCGCGGGAGGCTGGAAGAACCGCGTCCCCAGCCTCTCCTCGCTCTGCGCCCTCTCGCCACCGACTGTGGTCTCCGGCAGCCGCTACCGCGTTCACATGAGCAAGCCGTCCGCGAAGATCGAGCGCGTCTTTCGCTTCGAAGAGCACGGCTTCCAGCTCACCCTTCAGTGCGAAGAGCGCGATGCTGCCTAG
- a CDS encoding ATP-dependent DNA ligase — protein MAQFHAVATLAETLAGEGSRLKKRAAIADAICRAAQEGPNSGISQTSDAGLFALYLAGLPFSEADPRKLNAGGAIVTRAVLAVSGATDAALSQAYRRHGDLGAAAFDLLAGTPDRAPDLTLTQVSESLSGMATAKTTAVRSALLEDLLCRATPIEAKYLIKLMLGDMRIGVKQSLVEEAIAVAASTARHEDLATDVAAVRHAVMLEADLGRAVDRAFAGTLDEARMRLFHPLGFMLASPVESPEEAVARFTQKPEKPAKPAKKPRKSKKAADADLEVEEAVAEIELDLPRTDGQVDAFLEDKYDGMRAQVHCGDPSHPGRVAIYSRNREDVTESFPELAEAFAAVKHDVDGAMILDGEILAWNFGTDAGSLGNTARALPFAILGTRIGRKKVSNEVRTQIPVVFMAFDLMYAKDELQLSLPLRDRRNRLEAIVEQMIDRVVSPLAVDERRKESQQAMFLGEEGAGVPRLMLSPSRLVESAEDIDRAYADARARANEGVMLKAAGSAYLPGRRGLAWVKLKRELATLDVVITGAEYGNGRRAAFLSDYTFAVRSPEGELLNVGKAYSGVTDAEVVELTELLKAHTLEDQGHFRTVEPLVILEVAFNNIMRSGRHASGFALRFPRIIRIRTDKPLEEIDTVERVEEVYMSQVDRPVEPAP, from the coding sequence ATGGCACAATTCCACGCGGTCGCGACGCTGGCAGAAACACTCGCCGGTGAGGGAAGTCGGCTCAAAAAGCGAGCCGCCATCGCCGACGCCATCTGTCGCGCCGCCCAGGAAGGGCCAAATTCTGGCATTAGCCAAACCTCTGATGCTGGACTCTTCGCTCTCTACCTTGCAGGCCTCCCCTTCTCTGAGGCCGATCCTCGCAAGCTGAACGCCGGGGGAGCCATCGTCACCCGCGCCGTCCTCGCGGTCTCTGGTGCTACCGATGCCGCGCTCTCCCAGGCCTATCGCCGCCACGGCGACCTGGGTGCCGCCGCCTTCGACCTCCTGGCCGGAACTCCCGATCGCGCCCCCGACCTCACCCTCACGCAGGTCTCCGAATCCCTTTCCGGCATGGCCACCGCCAAAACCACTGCCGTGCGCTCGGCCCTACTCGAAGACCTGCTATGTCGCGCCACTCCAATCGAAGCCAAGTACCTCATCAAGCTGATGCTCGGCGACATGCGCATCGGCGTGAAGCAGTCCCTCGTCGAAGAGGCCATCGCCGTTGCCGCAAGCACCGCCCGCCACGAGGACCTTGCCACCGACGTCGCCGCCGTGCGTCACGCTGTCATGCTGGAGGCCGACCTCGGCCGTGCCGTTGACCGCGCCTTCGCTGGAACCCTAGACGAAGCCCGCATGCGCCTCTTCCACCCCCTCGGCTTCATGCTCGCAAGTCCCGTCGAGAGTCCAGAGGAAGCCGTCGCGCGATTCACCCAGAAGCCAGAAAAGCCAGCAAAACCCGCGAAGAAGCCACGCAAAAGCAAGAAGGCGGCCGACGCCGATCTGGAAGTCGAGGAAGCAGTCGCCGAAATCGAACTGGATCTCCCCAGAACCGACGGCCAGGTTGACGCCTTCCTGGAGGACAAGTACGACGGCATGCGCGCTCAGGTTCACTGCGGCGATCCGTCCCATCCCGGACGCGTCGCCATCTATTCCCGCAACCGCGAGGATGTAACCGAAAGCTTCCCCGAACTCGCCGAGGCCTTCGCCGCGGTCAAGCACGATGTCGATGGAGCCATGATCCTCGACGGCGAAATCCTCGCATGGAACTTCGGTACCGATGCAGGCAGCCTCGGAAATACAGCCCGTGCCCTCCCGTTCGCGATCCTCGGAACACGCATAGGCCGCAAGAAAGTGTCAAACGAAGTTCGCACGCAGATCCCCGTCGTCTTCATGGCGTTCGACCTCATGTACGCGAAAGACGAACTTCAGCTAAGCCTGCCCTTGCGCGATCGCCGAAACCGCCTCGAGGCCATCGTCGAGCAGATGATCGACCGCGTCGTCTCTCCGCTAGCCGTCGACGAGCGTCGCAAAGAGTCGCAACAGGCCATGTTCCTCGGCGAAGAGGGTGCCGGCGTGCCCCGCCTCATGCTCTCCCCATCGCGCCTGGTCGAGAGCGCCGAAGATATCGACCGCGCATATGCCGACGCCCGCGCCCGCGCCAACGAAGGCGTCATGCTCAAAGCAGCCGGATCCGCCTACCTGCCCGGCCGTAGAGGCCTCGCCTGGGTCAAGTTGAAGCGCGAGTTAGCGACCCTCGATGTCGTCATCACCGGAGCCGAATACGGCAACGGCCGCCGTGCCGCCTTCCTGAGCGACTACACCTTCGCCGTCCGCAGCCCCGAAGGCGAACTCCTCAACGTCGGCAAAGCCTACTCCGGCGTCACCGACGCAGAGGTCGTCGAACTGACCGAGTTGCTCAAAGCCCACACCCTCGAAGACCAGGGCCATTTCCGCACCGTGGAACCTCTCGTCATCCTCGAGGTAGCTTTCAACAACATCATGCGCAGCGGACGCCATGCCAGCGGCTTCGCCCTCCGCTTCCCCCGGATCATTCGCATCCGCACCGACAAGCCCCTTGAAGAGATCGACACCGTCGAACGCGTTGAGGAGGTATACATGAGCCAGGTCGACCGGCCTGTCGAGCCTGCTCCGTAA
- a CDS encoding alpha-amylase family glycosyl hydrolase has protein sequence MEFHISRAARDRYQVDETLFDYVGNVVFGDVVAARKLAARMTEVRQGVARKSDVVNAGALFAMGLIDELSHALVAKYRKTIDPQVLPAALQWFVANASKADVDRLMGTFIEQFPNVSIYRGEETIAEWLAKTVDGLPNREAAMEELLLLWLANINPAYKPFRELFDDQKLVEGTVYKRVTAKLGDYFATRPPFSAKDGTLLDVLKAPMLASPDSLSGQLDYIREHWVEYIGEELRSVLLAIDVLREEDIAIWMRFHPADGMGHADWRQDGAVDYGMQGFSGDEYLGFTELQEEEARRKALEKADQLNEYEAFSQDQAWMPTVVLIAKSTYVWLEQLSKKYQRHIHRLDQIPQEEMHVLAGRGLNGLWLIGLWERSVASQTIKRMRGQADAVASAYSLRDYRIAEDLGGQAAYEVLRERAARAGIRLASDMVPNHMGIDSTWVLEHPDWFISRPESPFPVYRFEGPDLSIDPNVEIKIEDHYFDQTDAAVVFRLRNRGSGKTDFVFHGNDGTTFAWNDTAQLDYSKAHVREQVIQTILEVAKLFPIIRFDAAMVLAKKHVQRLWFPLPGEGRSIPSRAENAMSQEEFDALMPHEFWREVVDRVAVEVPGTLLLAEAFWLLEGYFVRTLGMHRVYNSAFMNMLRDEENAKYRSYLKKTIEFDPDILKRYVNFMSNPDERTAIDQFGTGDKYFGCCTLMATLPGLPMFGHGQIEAFTERYGMEYKKARFDEYPNDDLIARHQREIMPLLKDRSLFAESSYFRMYDFNAPEGHVDENVFAFSNREHDRKAVILFNNRYESTRGTIHWSVEQVDKGAGVMRGQTLGDAIQLPWDDGAMVAYKDSATGLEYLRWSHELRSNGITVDLRGYQYVVLLNWKERRASDAYPWDRLCNALNGAGVANLDEALSKLRLMPVHDALRHLLEPGTIQMLIAASSDEAQAKISETAGVASAASLKTEEIEEEALGEETASEPVRKAVVLSPVSGLVAKAKAFYTATGQIDELPEGFTGDGLTAALEATARIPGIAIAESEIGHVLPIGRGARRSVALWAPVLAWSLVKELVPEGVTGASRLETFDRLQLRAALAENFVSLGFEHESSWRAAARVRTLLAYGAPVEEEAADFLGLPESFWSEPDVRWLAGVNEANGKAWFNKELLEDLLWWMTLPTLVAEPPIDSVGIHGLHQKLGEARAAAMRAGFEVDRFVPKPKPEVPVNTTKAEPLVIDPEETDVEMEDASELEDPVGNLRD, from the coding sequence ATGGAATTTCATATTTCTCGTGCGGCTCGAGACCGCTATCAGGTGGATGAAACGCTGTTCGACTATGTCGGGAATGTCGTTTTCGGCGACGTGGTGGCGGCTCGCAAGCTCGCGGCCAGGATGACGGAGGTGCGGCAGGGCGTCGCTCGTAAGTCAGACGTAGTGAATGCGGGTGCGCTGTTCGCGATGGGGCTGATCGACGAGCTGAGCCATGCGCTGGTGGCGAAGTACCGGAAGACGATCGATCCGCAGGTTCTACCGGCGGCATTGCAGTGGTTTGTGGCGAATGCTTCGAAGGCGGATGTCGATCGGCTGATGGGGACGTTCATCGAGCAGTTTCCGAACGTCTCGATCTATCGCGGGGAGGAGACGATCGCGGAGTGGCTTGCGAAGACGGTCGATGGCTTGCCGAATCGTGAGGCTGCGATGGAGGAGCTTTTGCTGCTTTGGCTGGCGAATATCAACCCGGCTTATAAGCCGTTTCGGGAGTTGTTCGACGATCAGAAGCTGGTGGAGGGGACGGTCTATAAACGGGTGACGGCGAAGCTGGGGGACTACTTCGCGACGCGGCCCCCGTTCAGCGCGAAGGATGGGACTCTGCTTGATGTTCTGAAGGCGCCTATGCTGGCTTCGCCGGACTCGCTCAGTGGGCAGCTCGACTACATTCGGGAACACTGGGTGGAGTACATCGGGGAGGAGCTGCGGAGCGTTCTGCTGGCGATCGACGTATTGCGCGAAGAGGATATCGCGATCTGGATGCGGTTCCATCCGGCGGATGGGATGGGGCATGCGGACTGGCGGCAGGATGGGGCTGTCGACTATGGGATGCAGGGTTTCAGTGGGGACGAGTACCTGGGGTTCACTGAACTGCAGGAAGAGGAAGCAAGACGAAAGGCACTGGAGAAGGCTGACCAACTTAACGAGTACGAGGCGTTCAGCCAGGATCAGGCGTGGATGCCGACGGTGGTACTGATCGCGAAGAGCACTTACGTATGGCTGGAGCAGCTTTCGAAGAAGTACCAGAGGCATATTCATCGGCTCGACCAGATTCCGCAGGAAGAGATGCATGTGCTGGCCGGGCGGGGGTTGAATGGGCTTTGGCTGATCGGGTTGTGGGAGCGGAGCGTGGCTTCGCAGACGATTAAGAGGATGCGCGGGCAGGCGGATGCGGTCGCGTCGGCTTACTCGTTGAGGGATTACCGGATTGCCGAGGATCTGGGTGGGCAGGCGGCGTACGAGGTGCTGCGGGAACGGGCGGCGCGGGCGGGTATTCGGCTGGCGAGCGACATGGTGCCGAACCACATGGGCATCGATTCGACGTGGGTGCTGGAGCATCCGGACTGGTTTATCTCGAGGCCGGAGAGCCCGTTTCCGGTGTACCGGTTTGAGGGGCCAGATCTTTCGATCGACCCGAACGTCGAGATCAAGATCGAGGATCACTACTTCGACCAGACCGATGCGGCGGTGGTGTTTCGGCTGCGGAATCGTGGCTCCGGGAAGACGGATTTTGTATTTCACGGCAACGACGGGACGACGTTCGCGTGGAATGATACGGCCCAGCTCGACTACTCGAAGGCGCATGTCCGGGAGCAGGTAATTCAGACGATTCTCGAAGTGGCGAAGCTGTTTCCGATTATCCGGTTCGATGCGGCGATGGTGCTGGCGAAGAAGCATGTGCAGAGGCTCTGGTTCCCGCTGCCAGGTGAGGGTCGATCGATTCCTTCGCGGGCGGAGAATGCGATGTCGCAGGAAGAGTTCGATGCGCTGATGCCGCATGAGTTCTGGCGCGAGGTGGTGGACCGGGTGGCGGTCGAGGTTCCGGGAACGCTTCTGCTGGCGGAGGCTTTCTGGCTCCTGGAGGGATACTTCGTTCGGACGTTGGGGATGCATCGGGTTTACAACAGCGCATTCATGAACATGCTGCGGGATGAAGAGAATGCGAAGTACCGTTCGTACCTGAAGAAGACGATCGAGTTTGATCCGGACATTCTGAAGCGGTATGTCAACTTCATGAGCAATCCCGATGAGCGGACGGCGATCGACCAGTTTGGGACGGGGGATAAATACTTCGGGTGCTGCACGCTGATGGCAACACTGCCGGGGCTGCCGATGTTCGGGCATGGGCAGATCGAGGCGTTCACCGAGCGGTATGGCATGGAGTACAAGAAGGCGCGCTTCGACGAGTATCCGAACGACGACCTGATCGCGCGTCACCAGCGGGAGATCATGCCTCTGCTGAAAGATCGCAGCCTCTTCGCGGAGAGCAGCTACTTCCGCATGTACGACTTCAATGCGCCGGAAGGGCACGTCGATGAGAACGTCTTCGCGTTCTCAAATAGGGAGCATGACCGCAAGGCTGTGATCCTCTTCAACAACCGCTACGAGAGCACGCGGGGCACGATCCACTGGTCGGTGGAACAGGTGGATAAAGGCGCCGGCGTGATGCGAGGGCAGACGCTTGGGGATGCGATTCAGCTTCCGTGGGATGACGGGGCGATGGTCGCGTACAAGGATTCGGCGACCGGGCTCGAGTATCTGCGATGGTCGCACGAACTGAGGTCGAATGGCATCACGGTCGATCTACGCGGGTATCAGTACGTTGTGCTTCTGAACTGGAAGGAACGGCGGGCGAGCGATGCCTATCCGTGGGATCGACTCTGCAATGCGCTGAACGGCGCAGGAGTTGCGAACCTCGATGAGGCGCTTTCAAAGCTCCGGCTCATGCCGGTACACGATGCTCTGCGCCATTTGCTGGAGCCGGGAACGATCCAGATGCTGATCGCCGCAAGCAGCGACGAGGCGCAGGCGAAGATCTCCGAAACAGCCGGTGTCGCAAGTGCGGCCTCGCTAAAGACGGAGGAGATCGAGGAAGAGGCGCTGGGTGAGGAAACAGCCTCTGAGCCGGTGCGGAAAGCTGTCGTCTTGAGTCCGGTCAGCGGTTTGGTCGCGAAGGCCAAGGCCTTCTATACCGCGACGGGCCAGATCGATGAGCTTCCAGAAGGCTTTACAGGAGATGGGTTGACGGCTGCGCTCGAAGCGACGGCGCGGATCCCAGGTATCGCGATCGCGGAGAGCGAGATAGGGCATGTGCTGCCGATTGGCCGCGGAGCACGGCGGAGCGTAGCTCTGTGGGCTCCTGTGCTTGCGTGGAGCCTCGTGAAGGAGCTTGTGCCGGAGGGTGTCACTGGAGCTTCGCGTCTCGAGACCTTCGATCGGCTGCAGCTTCGCGCGGCGCTCGCGGAGAACTTCGTTTCGCTTGGCTTCGAGCATGAGAGTTCATGGCGGGCAGCAGCACGGGTGCGGACACTCCTGGCCTATGGGGCTCCAGTAGAAGAGGAGGCGGCGGACTTCCTTGGGTTGCCCGAGAGCTTCTGGAGCGAGCCGGATGTGCGCTGGCTCGCGGGAGTCAACGAGGCGAATGGAAAGGCGTGGTTTAACAAGGAGTTGCTCGAAGATCTGCTGTGGTGGATGACGCTTCCGACGCTTGTAGCGGAGCCTCCAATCGATTCGGTGGGGATCCATGGGCTCCACCAGAAGCTTGGCGAGGCACGGGCTGCAGCCATGAGAGCGGGGTTCGAGGTCGACCGGTTTGTGCCCAAGCCAAAACCTGAGGTTCCAGTAAATACTACGAAGGCTGAACCTCTCGTTATCGATCCTGAAGAGACGGACGTCGAGATGGAGGACGCTTCCGAGCTCGAGGACCCGGTCGGGAATCTGCGGGACTAG
- the prfA gene encoding peptide chain release factor 1: protein MFDRLDQLEARYEDLGRQLSDPTLVNDQKKFQTTAKQHRDLEPIVEKFRTYRKIKEGIDEAKAMLTDSDPDVRAMAAEELAMLEPRLEPVEEELKILLLPKDPNDDKNVIIELRAGTGGDEAALFVAEVFRMYLRFAEQHRWKVEILSQSESGIGQGLKDVTAIFEGDKVYSQMKYESGVHRVQRVPATETQGRVHTSAITVAVLPEAEEVDIKIEQKDLRIDTFCSSGPGGQSVNTTYSAIRITHLPTQTVVSCQDEKSQIKNREKAMRVLRARLYEVEAERIHQIQAKDRKAQVGTGDRSEKIRTYNFPQNRLTDHRIGLTNHQLAMVMEGMLQPTVDALIAHYTAEKLKAEAAA from the coding sequence ATGTTCGACCGCCTCGATCAACTTGAAGCACGCTATGAAGACCTCGGACGCCAGTTGTCCGACCCAACGCTGGTGAACGACCAGAAGAAGTTTCAGACGACCGCGAAGCAGCACCGTGACCTGGAACCAATTGTCGAGAAGTTCCGGACGTACCGGAAGATCAAGGAAGGCATCGACGAAGCAAAGGCGATGCTGACGGACAGCGATCCGGATGTGAGGGCAATGGCGGCGGAGGAACTTGCGATGCTCGAGCCACGGCTCGAGCCGGTGGAGGAAGAGTTAAAAATCCTTCTGCTGCCAAAGGATCCGAACGACGACAAGAACGTGATTATCGAACTGCGGGCGGGGACGGGCGGGGATGAAGCGGCGCTGTTCGTGGCCGAGGTGTTCCGGATGTACCTGCGGTTTGCCGAGCAGCATCGGTGGAAGGTCGAGATTCTTTCGCAGTCGGAGAGCGGCATCGGGCAGGGACTGAAAGACGTCACGGCGATCTTCGAAGGCGACAAGGTGTACTCGCAGATGAAGTACGAGTCGGGTGTACACCGGGTTCAGCGGGTTCCGGCGACGGAGACGCAAGGACGTGTGCATACTTCGGCGATTACGGTGGCGGTGCTTCCGGAAGCCGAAGAGGTCGACATCAAGATCGAGCAGAAGGATCTAAGGATCGACACGTTCTGCTCTTCGGGGCCGGGTGGCCAGTCGGTGAATACGACGTATTCGGCGATCCGGATTACGCATCTTCCCACGCAGACGGTAGTGAGCTGCCAGGATGAGAAATCGCAGATCAAGAATCGCGAGAAGGCGATGCGCGTGCTGCGTGCCCGCCTGTATGAGGTCGAGGCCGAGAGGATTCACCAGATCCAGGCGAAGGACCGCAAGGCGCAGGTTGGGACGGGTGATCGTTCGGAGAAGATACGGACCTACAACTTTCCGCAGAACCGGCTAACGGATCATCGGATCGGGCTGACGAACCACCAGTTGGCGATGGTGATGGAAGGGATGCTGCAGCCGACAGTCGATGCGCTGATCGCGCACTACACGGCGGAGAAGTTGAAGGCGGAAGCGGCGGCCTGA